The following proteins are co-located in the Macadamia integrifolia cultivar HAES 741 chromosome 3, SCU_Mint_v3, whole genome shotgun sequence genome:
- the LOC122073900 gene encoding protein RMD5 homolog: protein MELSTIKDAFDRVAKKQKLSSSKTQEVIDQVGREIEQALAKMHSNDATSPADLKTILKELNMKLTDMGPLNQLEGAQKELNVGLSKYAKLLEKSFNPDISKAYRNVDFDIHTVNQIIAGHFYRLGLFDLGDCFINEAREPEGNSLKSPFLEMYQILEAMKARNLEPALNWATINRDKLAQNGSSLELKLHRLQFVEILQIGSRTDALKYARNFLAPFASLHMAEIQKLMGCLLWAGRLDCSPYTEFLSPTHWEKLAEELTQQFCGLLGQSYESPLSVAIAAGVQGLPTLLKLANVMAGKIQEWQAMKQLPVPVDLGREFQFHSIFVCPVSRDQGSEENPPMLMPCGHVLCKQSIVKLSKSSTRTFKCPYCPLEATVAVCRQLYF, encoded by the coding sequence ATGGAGCTGAGTACCATCAAAGATGCATTCGATCGTGTTGCGAAGAAGCAAAAGCTATCTTCTTCTAAAACGCAAGAGGTAATCGATCAGGTTGGCCGAGAAATTGAACAGGCACTGGCAAAAATGCACTCCAATGATGCTACTTCTCCAGCTGATCTGAAAACTATTCTCAAGGAACTTAATATGAAATTGACTGATATGGGCCCTCTCAATCAGTTAGAGGGTGCGCAGAAGGAGTTGAATGTGGGACTGAGCAAATATGCTAAGCTTCTTGAGAAATCGTTTAATCCAGACATATCTAAGGCCTACAGAAATGTTGACTTTGACATACACACGGTAAATCAAATCATTGCTGGCCATTTCTATCGGCTAGGCCTTTTTGATCTAGGGGATTGTTTCATAAATGAAGCCAGAGAACCAGAGGGAAACTCCCTTAAATCCCCATTTTTGGAAATGTATCAGATACTTGAGGCCATGAAGGCCAGGAACCTTGAACCTGCCCTGAACTGGGCTACAATTAACCGTGATAAGCTTGCACAAAATGGTTCGAGTCTTGAACTGAAACTTCACCGGTTACAGTTTGTGGAGATACTGCAGATAGGAAGCAGGACAGATGCTCTCAAGTATGCAAGAAATTTTCTTGCTCCTTTTGCCTCCCTGCATATGGCTGAGATCCAGAAGCTCATGGGCTGTCTATTGTGGGCAGGAAGGCTTGACTGCTCTCCATATACTGAGTTTTTGTCTCCAACCCATTGGGAGAAGCTGGCGGAGGAGCTGACTCAGCAATTCTGCGGTCTTTTAGGACAATCCTACGAAAGCCCTTTGAGTGTTGCAATAGCAGCTGGGGTCCAAGGGTTGCCAACTCTGTTGAAGCTTGCAAATGTGATGGCAGGAAAAATTCAGGAATGGCAAGCGATGAAGCAGTTGCCAGTGCCAGTGGATTTGGGGAGGGAGTTCCAGTTCCACTCCATCTTTGTCTGTCCAGTTTCTAGGGATCAAGGTAGTGAAGAGAATCCACCCATGCTGATGCCTTGCGGACACGTGCTCTGCAAACAGTCCATCGTGAAACTGTCTAAGAGTAGCACTCGCACTTTCAAGTGCCCATACTGTCCACTTGAGGCCACAGTAGCAGTGTGTAGGCAGCTTTATTTTTGA
- the LOC122074665 gene encoding E3 ubiquitin-protein ligase WAV3-like, whose product MGTGWRRAFCSSIPRDRENAIAEKHLSSSNTSPSPSPRSCYKLGGFLSGGSNPSTPRLQSQTVSSPSLRCRTTSATASTPSVHDSPRLQCKTTVTDAAEAMKKSPSFFQGSNPSSPRSPLGFSLLKARLRLSRSSCGICLQSVKTGQGTAIFTAECSHAFHFPCIAGHVKKQGSLVCPVCNISWREVPLLAIHKNGMPPSISIEESELNHKEHNRGGTKEEKRGEREPSSLPYINTNQDQKSKPSDPRAYDDDEPLLSPTAGGRFIPIPEADEDGEEEPEDEIEEFQGFFPSSTIKTTTKGATTNGKDARNVEVKLLPEAAVISVGRSHETYVVAVKLKAPPPPARSNTTAPLLDPSRRAPIDLVTVLDVSGSMTGAKLQMLKRAMRLVISSLASSDRLSIVAFSASTKRLLPLRRMTPQGQRSARHIIDRLVCGQGTSVGDALRKATKVLEDRRERNPVASIMLLSDSQDEQVSTKVANRRCPSSQVSSTRFAHLEIPVQSFGFGENGGQEPSEDAFAKCVGGLLSVVVQDLRLQIGFCSGSAPAEITAVYSCSGRPTLLGSGKVRVGDLYAEEERELLVEMRVPAAAIGAHHVMTVRCCYKDPASQEMMYGREQSLLVPRAHAIRSSAPKIVMLRNQFVTTKAAAEAKRLVEQNELSSAHHLLASARALLMQSSSSISVDEYVRGLEVELVELQRRRQQQDNQIQRRRVERETPPAYLDENGEPLTPTSAWRAAERLAKVAIMRKSLNRVSDLHGFENARF is encoded by the exons ATGGGTACTGGTTGGCGAAGAGCATTTTGCTCATCGATTCCTCGAGACAGAGAAAACGCCATCGCAGAGAAGCATCTCAGCAGTAGCAATACAAGCCCCAGTCCCAGTCCCAGAAGCTGTTACAAATTGGGAGGTTTTCTCTCAGGCGGTAGCAACCCTTCAACTCCGCGTTTGCAGTCTCAAACCGTTTCAAGCCCAAGCTTGCGCTGCCGAACGACGTCTGCTACTGCTTCGACTCCCTCTGTTCATGACAGCCCCCGACTCCAATGCAAGACAACAGTTACTGATGCTGCCGAAGCGATGAAGAAGAGCCCTAGCTTTTTCCAAGGCTCGAATCCGTCGTCTCCTCGATCGCCTTTGGGATTTTCCCTTCTCAAGGCCAGGTTACGACTCTCTAGG AGTAGCTGCGGGATATGCTTACAAAGTGTGAAGACAGGCCAGGGAACAGCAATATTCACGGCGGAGTGTTCTCATGCTTTTCACttcccctgcatagcagggcaCGTTAAGAAGCAAGGCAGCCTCGTCTGCCCAGTCTGCAACATCAGCTGGAGAGAAGTACCTTTGCTGGCGATCCACAAGAATGGAATGCCACCTTCGATTTCCATTGAAGAAAGCGAACTAAACCACAAGGAGCACAATAGAGGAGGGAccaaggaggagaagagaggagaaagagaaccTTCTTCTCTTCCATACATCAATACAAATCAAGATCAGAAATCGAAACCGTCGGATCCTAGGGCTTACGACGATGACGAGCCGTTGCTGTCCCCAACAGCTGGTGGGCGTTTCATTCCGATACCCGAGGCGGACGAGGACGGGGAAGAAGAGCCAGAGGACGAAATCGAGGAGTTTCAAggtttcttcccttcttctacCATAAAGACCACCACCAAAGGGGCCACGACCAACGGCAAAGATGCGAGGAACGTGGAGGTGAAATTGCTCCCAGAAGCCGCGGTGATCTCAGTGGGGCGGAGCCACGAGACTTATGTAGTGGCAGTGAAGTTAAAGGCTCCACCACCCCCGGCGCGCAGTAACACGACGGCGCCGCTGCTCGACCCTTCGCGCCGCGCGCCTATCGATCTGGTGACGGTGCTTGACGTCAGCGGGAGCATGACCGGCGCTAAATTGCAGATGCTGAAGCGCGCCATGCGACTGGTCATCTCCTCGCTCGCCTCTTCTGATCGGCTCTCCATCGTGGCTTTCTCGGCAAGCACCAAAAGGTTACTGCCCTTGAGGAGGATGACACCTCAGGGCCAGCGCTCGGCGCGGCATATCATCGACCGGCTCGTCTGCGGGCAGGGAACTAGCGTCGGTGACGCTCTGAGGAAAGCCACCAAGGTACTGGAGGATAGGCGGGAGAGAAATCCGGTGGCTAGTATCATGCTCCTATCGGACAGCCAGGACGAGCAGGTCTCTACGAAGGTAGCCAATCGACGGTGTCCATCCTCCCAAGTGTCATCCACACGATTTGCTCACCTCGAGATCCCAGTACAATCGTTCGGCTTCGGAGAAAATGGCGGGCAGGAGCCATCTGAAGACGCCTTCGCGAAATGCGTGGGTGGGCTATTGAGCGTGGTGGTACAGGATCTGCGGCTCCAGATTGGCTTTTGTTCTGGCTCTGCTCCGGCAGAGATAACAGCCGTATATTCCTGCAGTGGGAGGCCGACGTTGCTGGGGTCGGGGAAGGTGCGGGTTGGAGACCTGTACGCGGAGGAGGAGAGGGAGCTACTGGTGGAGATGAGAGTTCCGGCGGCGGCCATCGGGGCCCACCACGTGATGACAGTGCGGTGCTGTTACAAGGACCCCGCGAGTCAAGAGATGATGTACGGGAGAGAACAATCGCTGTTGGTACCAAGGGCTCACGCGATACGGTCGTCCGCACCAAAGATCGTGATGCTGCGGAACCAATTCGTGACTACGAAGGCTGCGGCGGAGGCTAAGCGGCTGGTGGAGCAGAATGAGTTATCTAGTGCTCACCACCTATTGGCTTCCGCTCGGGCATTGTTGATGCAGTCGTCGAGCTCGATTTCTGTGGATGAGTATGTGCGGGGGTTGGAAGTGGAGCTGGTGGAGCTACAGCGGCGGAGACAGCAACAAGATAATCAGATCCAACGGCGGAGGGTAGAAAGGGAGACGCCGCCGGCTTATTTGGATGAGAATGGGGAGCCGCTGACGCCAACATCGGCTTGGAGAGCGGCGGAGAGGCTTGCAAAGGTGGCAATAATGAGGAAGTCATTGAACAGAGTCAGCGATTTACACGGCTTCGAGAACGCAAGATTCTAA